The genomic DNA CCTGGCGCTTTATCTGCCGAGCCTCATGTAACGGGCTCGGTTTGATCGGGGATATGTGATCAGGTAGGCGGCGGTCTTAAATGAAATTCATGAGCCTTTGATCAACCCGGGAGACGAAGATGAACGAAAACACTATCCTGAAAGACCTTCGGCACGACGCGCACGAGGGATCCCTCAGATACAAGGGCGTCCGGTACCTCCTGATCCGCCCTGAGACCATCGTAGGCTTCCAGAAGGCCATTGAGGGAAGCACCGGCGAGGGGCAATGTGAGGCCCTTTACAAGGGAGGGTTTGATGGAGGATATTTGTCATCAAAAAATTACAGGGAAATACACGGGTTCACAGAACTTGAAGTACTGGACTTTATGGCCCGCATGGGCGGGGAAATAGGCTGGGGACGTTTCAAGATCGAACGATACGACCCAAATACCCGAGCCCTGGAGGTATCGGTGACCGCTTCCCCTTTTGCAGAGGCTTATGGTGAGTCCGCACACCCCGTGTGCCACCTGATTCGCGGTATTGTGGCGGGGATGGGCTCCGCTCTCCTTGGGATTAAGTGCGATGCAGTGGAGACCGCCTGTTCAGCCATGGGGGCCGATAGATGCCTGTTCAACTTGATTGTGGGTTATTAAAACATTGGGTTACTGGACACTACTTGAAAGCAAGAATGCTTTCAGGGCATATGGGTCTGAACGAGAGGCGAAGAAATGGAAGAAAAAGATATTTTAAATGGGAAAAAGATACTGATCGTTGACGACGAGGCCGATATCCTGGCAACCCTTCAAGACCTGCTCTACATGTGCCTCATAGATCAGGCCAAAAACTATGAAGAGGCAATACGGCTTCTGGAGAGAGAAAAATACGATGCCGCGATCCTTGATATAATGGGGGTTCGTGGTTATGATCTTCTCGATGAAACCACCCGCCTCGGCATCCCCACACTCATGCTAACGGCCCATGCCCTGAGTTCGGACAACTTTGTGAAGTCAATCCGATCAGGGGCACAAGCATATTTACCAAAAGACAGGATCACGGAAATAGCGATCTTTCTCCGAGATGTGCTCAAGGGAAAGGGTGACAAATCAAAGAGGTCCATGTGGTTTAAACGACTGGAATCCTT from Deltaproteobacteria bacterium includes the following:
- a CDS encoding 4-vinyl reductase — translated: MNENTILKDLRHDAHEGSLRYKGVRYLLIRPETIVGFQKAIEGSTGEGQCEALYKGGFDGGYLSSKNYREIHGFTELEVLDFMARMGGEIGWGRFKIERYDPNTRALEVSVTASPFAEAYGESAHPVCHLIRGIVAGMGSALLGIKCDAVETACSAMGADRCLFNLIVGY
- a CDS encoding response regulator, which gives rise to MEEKDILNGKKILIVDDEADILATLQDLLYMCLIDQAKNYEEAIRLLEREKYDAAILDIMGVRGYDLLDETTRLGIPTLMLTAHALSSDNFVKSIRSGAQAYLPKDRITEIAIFLRDVLKGKGDKSKRSMWFKRLESFFEEKFGADWRERQDPEFWKKYFYI